One genomic segment of Pseudomonadales bacterium includes these proteins:
- a CDS encoding zinc ABC transporter substrate-binding protein, with translation MKTFGSRPRMGRRFALFFLWLLASSFAVAELRVAVAIAPQKYLLERLAGSRVKVLQVVPPGQGVETYEPTPRLMSELDSSQLYFQLGLPFERVWLPKVRGLHPALQVVDVAAGIERLQMDGHHHGDSRQSEALADPHLWLAPGLLLRQAANMRDALMAADPAAAVHYQQGYGRLEQELTALDAELSAQLASRRGASFMVYHPAFGYFADAYGLRQIAIEREGKSPGARSLAQVIEAGRQAGVRVILVEQQTDRRVAEMVADSLGARVVKVDHLAEDVPATLRQLGALLADPTP, from the coding sequence ATGAAAACTTTTGGGTCAAGGCCACGCATGGGTCGCCGCTTTGCACTGTTTTTTTTGTGGCTCCTGGCCAGTTCGTTCGCGGTGGCTGAATTGCGGGTGGCGGTCGCCATCGCACCGCAGAAGTATTTGCTCGAACGCCTGGCCGGTTCGCGGGTGAAAGTGCTGCAGGTGGTGCCGCCGGGGCAGGGCGTCGAGACCTACGAGCCAACCCCGCGGTTGATGAGCGAACTGGACAGCAGCCAGCTCTACTTTCAGCTTGGCCTGCCCTTCGAGCGTGTCTGGCTGCCCAAGGTGCGTGGGCTCCATCCGGCGTTGCAGGTGGTCGATGTCGCCGCCGGCATCGAGCGGCTGCAGATGGATGGGCATCATCATGGTGATTCACGGCAGTCAGAGGCACTTGCCGATCCACATCTCTGGCTGGCGCCCGGACTGTTGCTGCGTCAAGCGGCCAACATGCGCGATGCACTGATGGCCGCCGATCCGGCCGCGGCTGTGCACTATCAGCAGGGTTATGGCCGGCTGGAGCAGGAGCTGACCGCCCTCGATGCCGAGTTGAGTGCACAATTGGCCTCCCGGCGTGGCGCCAGTTTCATGGTCTACCATCCGGCCTTTGGCTACTTTGCCGATGCCTATGGACTGCGCCAGATTGCCATCGAGCGCGAGGGCAAGTCTCCCGGTGCCCGCTCGCTGGCCCAGGTGATCGAAGCGGGTCGGCAGGCCGGTGTGCGCGTGATTCTGGTCGAGCAGCAGACCGATCGGCGGGTGGCTGAAATGGTGGCCGACAGCCTCGGTGCCCGTGTCGTCAAGGTGGACCACCTGGCCGAGGATGTGCCGGCCACGCTGCGCCAGTTGGGTGCCCTGCTGGCAGACCCCACACCATGA
- a CDS encoding metal ABC transporter ATP-binding protein yields the protein MNTERLPLEIDRLRFSYGGVPLLEQIDLRVEPREFLALIGPNGSGKSTLFKLILGLRQPDGGTIRLFGRPPREARRWVGYVPQYPLFNRDFPITVTQAVMLGRLGLTRRWFGFNRADRLATARALDEVGISGLANRPIGNLSGGQLQRLLVARALVTEPRLLLLDEPTANIDQQGEQGLFDLLGLLNQRMAIVVISHDIGFISQQVNRVACLNRTLICHPATELKSSDIEQMYGRPMHLIHHEHAHHTPGEGMR from the coding sequence ATGAATACCGAACGATTGCCGCTCGAGATCGACCGGCTCCGCTTCTCCTATGGAGGTGTTCCGTTGTTGGAGCAGATCGACCTGCGGGTCGAGCCGCGTGAGTTTCTGGCGCTGATCGGCCCCAATGGCAGTGGCAAGAGCACCCTGTTCAAGCTGATTCTGGGATTGCGGCAGCCCGACGGTGGCACGATTCGGCTCTTCGGCCGCCCGCCACGCGAAGCGCGCCGCTGGGTCGGCTATGTACCGCAATATCCGCTGTTCAACCGCGACTTTCCGATCACCGTCACCCAGGCAGTGATGCTGGGTCGGCTGGGGCTGACGCGGCGCTGGTTCGGTTTCAACCGGGCCGATCGGCTGGCCACCGCCCGTGCCCTCGACGAGGTGGGCATCAGCGGTCTGGCCAACCGTCCGATCGGCAACCTCTCCGGCGGGCAGCTCCAGCGGCTGCTGGTGGCGCGTGCGCTGGTGACCGAACCCAGGCTGCTGCTGCTGGATGAGCCGACCGCCAACATCGACCAGCAGGGCGAACAGGGGCTGTTCGACCTGCTGGGGCTGCTCAATCAGCGCATGGCCATCGTGGTGATCTCGCATGACATCGGCTTCATCTCGCAGCAGGTGAACCGGGTCGCCTGCCTCAACCGCACGCTGATCTGCCATCCGGCCACTGAGCTCAAGAGCAGTGACATCGAGCAGATGTATGGACGTCCGATGCACCTGATCCACCATGAACATGCCCACCACACGCCGGGCGAGGGGATGCGGTGA
- a CDS encoding superoxide dismutase [Fe] (SodB; iron binding; present under aerobic and anaerobic conditions; destroys free radicals) — MSQFTLPELPYAMDALQPHISKETLEFHYGKHHKTYVDKLNGLIKGTEFEGKTLEQIIKSSSGGVFNNAAQVWNHTFYWHSLSPKGGGAPTGKIAEAINKAFGSFDDFKAKFNDMAVNNFGSSWTWLVKKADGSLDIVNTSNAATPLTDANLTALLTVDLWEHAYYIDYRNVRPDYLKGFWSLVNWEFVNQNLG, encoded by the coding sequence ATGAGCCAGTTTACCCTGCCAGAATTGCCCTACGCGATGGATGCCCTGCAGCCGCACATCTCCAAAGAGACGCTGGAGTTCCACTACGGCAAGCATCACAAGACCTATGTCGACAAGCTCAACGGCCTGATCAAGGGCACCGAGTTCGAAGGCAAGACGCTCGAACAGATCATCAAGAGTTCATCGGGCGGTGTCTTCAACAATGCCGCGCAGGTGTGGAACCACACCTTCTATTGGCACAGCCTGAGCCCGAAAGGTGGCGGTGCGCCCACCGGCAAGATTGCCGAGGCCATCAACAAGGCGTTCGGCTCCTTTGATGATTTCAAGGCCAAGTTCAATGACATGGCGGTCAACAACTTCGGTTCCAGCTGGACCTGGCTGGTCAAAAAGGCCGATGGATCACTCGACATCGTCAACACCAGCAACGCTGCCACGCCGCTGACCGATGCCAACCTGACCGCGCTGCTGACGGTCGATCTGTGGGAACATGCCTACTACATCGACTATCGCAACGTCCGCCCCGATTACCTGAAGGGCTTCTGGTCGCTGGTCAACTGGGAGTTCGTCAACCAGAATCTCGGCTGA
- a CDS encoding late competence development ComFB family protein, whose amino-acid sequence MFRAPPRPVSAESPFASVHNVYERLVVEQIRQTLGFNSSENDSDYLADVACVALNHLPPRYLRYEVDFLFYLSPQERAELEQKVAQAVNQAALHVANSRRSASGGYQQALG is encoded by the coding sequence GCAGAATCGCCCTTTGCCTCGGTTCACAACGTCTACGAGCGGCTGGTCGTCGAACAGATTCGGCAGACCCTTGGCTTCAACAGCAGCGAAAACGACAGCGACTATCTGGCCGATGTGGCCTGTGTCGCGCTCAACCACCTGCCGCCGCGCTATCTGCGCTACGAGGTGGACTTTCTGTTCTACCTCTCGCCACAGGAGCGCGCCGAACTCGAGCAGAAGGTGGCGCAGGCGGTGAACCAGGCCGCGCTGCATGTCGCCAATTCGCGCCGTTCGGCCAGCGGTGGCTATCAGCAGGCACTGGGTTGA